Proteins from one Oryza sativa Japonica Group chromosome 12, ASM3414082v1 genomic window:
- the LOC4351769 gene encoding B-box zinc finger protein 23, with the protein MKIGCDACEQAEAAVLCCADEAALCRRCDAAVHSANRLAGKHTRVALLLPSSSSAAAGDDDHHPTCDICQEKTGYFFCLEDRALLCRSCDVAVHTATAHAAAHRRFLITGVRIGGSVDAAAAADVIVSPTSSSIAPAGSASSNHAGAAGNNNGRSPAPVRFSGGDGGVEPEQQWPWSDVFAADDDDDVSAAMEQCYYHGISEPHSSSLTG; encoded by the exons ATGAAGATCGGGTGCGACGCGTGCGagcaggcggaggcggcggtgctgtgctgcgccgacgaggccgcgctctgccgccgctgcgacgccgccgtccactCCGCCAACAGGCTCGCCGGCAAGCACACCCGCGtcgcgctcctcctcccctcctcctcctccgccgccgccggcgacgacgaccaccacccCACCTGCGACATCTGCCAG GAGAAGACGGGCTACTTCTTCTGCCTCGAGGACCGCGCCCTGCTCTGCCGGAGCTGCGACGTCGCCGTCCACACCGCCActgcgcacgccgccgcccaccgccgcttccTCATCACCGGCGTCCGCATCGGCGGcagcgtcgacgccgccgccgcggccgacgtCATCGTCAGCCCAACAAGCAGCAGCATCGCGCCGGCCGGCTCGGCCAGCAGCaaccacgccggcgccgccggcaacaACAATggccggtcgccggcgccggtgaggttctcagggggagacggcggcgttGAGCCGGAGCAGCAGTGGCCGTGGAGTGACGtcttcgccgccgacgacgacgatgacgtcagcgccgCCATGGAGCAGTGCTACTATCATGGCATCTCTGAACCTCACTCCTCCAGCCTCACTGGATGA
- the LOC4351770 gene encoding protein STICHEL: MGPMVEGCVGPSELHLRKELTALRKARFLRDPETSSTWRSPLDSRPLAAASNIVHNSNGVGDSIAPKHTESPTPSKGEKKQKKVYLYNWRQYSNKSSESGMKLDEDINLESPHNSNGVGLKSNACQDDPVNIYNFQSSTSCTPIKRVARRSRVLLSKKGTARDPAVSKLLDLHVNSTEQTEDTENSEVGYFSRPTSPLFAACGCVSASNTSRLLKVGRREGSSFSCTPISTRSYYKHGRANSSTIGSWDGRTATSFDGDESNQSTLWRSRRSHVPGYSSKRNKCKGSKRSYSPSLSDILRRKGSGLLCGSQTLHRKKRSFGSLKWGHSKTSAHGMSLLDGSCDFGSSSFDSSSDELSTNVGELDLEALSRLDGRRWSSCKSQDGVDPAVHGADLAMADRRSLSQKYRPKLFSEIVGQHIVAQSLSNAITREKIAPAYLFQGPRGTGKTSTARIFSMGLSCLAPGENKPCGICKECTDFLSGNGTNLIEVDASNRKSINRIKNLLENIPPSATSSRYKLFVVDECHMVSSKLWSAFMKFLDEPLPRVVFVFITIDPDNLPRAVISRCQKYVFSKIKDIDIVCRLRRICVKENLDVELAALDLIALNSDGSLRDAETMLDQLSLLGKKITPSLVNDLVGVVSEEKLLDLLEIAMSSDTAETVKRSRELMDSGIDPMALMSQLAGLIMDIIAGTYKLADSTANDMAVGGRSLTDGELERLQQALKILSDAEKQIRLSSERSTWFTAALLQLSCGHSSEMNQARSSTTECHKSMNDAVTEAGRESSSSRAASHSISAFGVSKKLLDPKATSLHSSPQALASHSSRSRLNGNFAYGGECMSADRFLQDSTQRSNYSEQKVLVNGNLESLAHIWMRCIENCHSKTLQQLLFDHGKLVCVRQCEGCVLAFIAFEDSSIRSRAERFLSSITNSIETVLRCTVEVRMGLLPDFIASGLTSEMGPNVRRAESDVLSCSSNSDRLKGTLNTSSRNFDYSDEVKKGLEQFKFASAGDERLQSASVTSVNSGKTKATHMSKISMIDEQRLESAWLQAAEKHTPGMVNQTRPDRHQVVPQIVSPYERRSSMALVVPSGQEDEDLSHGIKAMKIVDSYGVQKDQNGRNVNRNVVSPSKLHSDDYYMENCDKESICSEAGRPGCPGLFHCWKTQRSKRLKVKRQTRVRSS; the protein is encoded by the exons ATGGGACCTATGGTTGAAGGGTGTGTTGGCCCAAGTGAGCTTCACTTAAGGAAGGAACTTACCGCGTTGCGGAAGGCACGATTCTTGCGAGATCCCGAGACTAGCTCGACGTGGAGGTCTCCTTTGGATTCTAGACCATTGGCGGCAGCTTCGAACATTGTACACAACAGCAATGGAGTTGGAGACAGTATAGCACCAAAGCATACCGAGTCACCTACACCATCAAAGGGTGAAAAGAAGCAAAAAAAGGTTTATCTCTACAACTGGAGGCAGTATTCTAACAAGTCTAGTGAAAGTGGAATGAAGTTAGATGAGGACATTAATCTGGAAAGTCCACACAATTCTAACGGTGTGGGTTTGAAAAGCAATGCATGTCAGGATGATCCAGTCAACATTTacaattttcagagctcaacaTCATGTACTCCGATTAAAAGAGTAGCTAGAAGGAGCAGGGTTTTGTTGTCAAAGAAAGGAACAGCAAGAGACCCAGCTGTTTCGAAGTTGCTTGATCTTCATGTCAACTCCACTGAGCAAACTGAGGATACTGAGAACTCAGAGGTGGGTTACTTTTCACGCCCAACATCTCCACTATTTGCAGCGTGTGGATGCGTGAGCGCTTCAAATACCTCTAGATTACTGAAAGTGGGTAGAAGAGAGGGATCTTCCTTTTCTTGCACCCCTATTTCAACTAGATCCTATTACAAACATGGAAGAGCGAACTCCAGTACAATTGGTTCATGGGATGGAAGGACTGCTACTTCTTTTGATGGTGATGAGTCTAACCAATCAACACTTTGGAGAAGTCGGAGGTCTCATGTTCCCGGCTACTCATCAAAGAGGAATAAATGTAAAGGATCTAAAAGAAGTTACTCTCCTTCACTGTCAGATATACTCAGAAGAAAAGGTAGCGGCCTATTATGTGGGAGCCAGACACTGCATAGGAAGAAGAGATCATTTGGTTCATTGAAATGGGGCCATTCAAAAACATCTGCCCATGGAATGTCACTTTTAGATGGTAGCTGTGATTTTGGTTCTTCATCATTTGATTCATCAAGTGATGAACTCTCAACCAATGTAGGGGAGCTTGATTTGGAAGCTTTGAGCCGGTTGGATGGGAGAAGGTGGTCAAGCTGTAAAAGCCAGGATGGGGTTGATCCAGCTGTTCATGGAGCTGATCTGGCAATGGCAGACCGGAGAAGTTTGAGCCAGAAGTACAGACCAAAGTTATTCAGTGAAATTGTTGGTCAACATATTGTAGCACAATCACTTAGTAATGCCATCACAAGGGAAAAGATAGCCCCAGCTTATCTTTTTCAAGGTCCCCGTGGAACAGGGAAAACATCCACTGCGAGGATATTTTCAATGGGTCTCAGTTGCCTTGCTCCTGGAGAAAACAAACCCTGCGGGATATGTAAGGAATGCACTGACTTTTTAAGTGGAAACGGGACTAATTTAATTGAAGTTGATGCAAGCAACAGGAAGAGTATAAACAGAATTAAGAACTTACTGGAAAACATACCGCCATCTGCAACTTCATCCCGGTATAAGCTGTTTGTTGTTGATGAATGCCACATGGTGTCATCCAAATTGTGGTCAGCATTTATGAAGTTCCTTGATGAACCATTACCCCGTGTTGTCTTTGTATTCATAACAATTGATCCTGATAACCTGCCTCGTGCTGTCATATCACGTTGTCAGAAGTACGTCTTCTCGAAGATCAAAGATATTGACATTGTGTGTCGTTTGAGGAGAATATGTGTTAAGGAAAATCTCGATGTTGAGTTAGCAGCTCTAGATTTGATAGCTCTAAATTCAGATGGTTCACTACGAGATGCAGAGACAATGCTAGACCAGTTGAGTTTGCTGGGGAAAAAGATAACTCCTTCACTTGTCAATGATCTG GTTGGGGTTGTCTCAGAAGAGAAATTGCTTGATCTACTTGAGATAGCTATGTCATCAGACACGGCTGAAACAGTCAAAAGGTCCAGAGAGCTGATGGACTCTGGGATCGATCCAATGGCATTAATGTCTCAATTAGCTGGGCTTATCATGGACATCATTGCTGGTACATACAAATTAGCTGATTCTACTGCCAATGATATGGCAGTTGGTGGTCGAAGTT TAACTGATGGAGAGTTGGAAAGATTACAGCAAGCGTTGAAGATTCTTTCTGATGCTGAAAAACAGATACGGCTTTCCAGTGAGCGTTCCACATGGTTCACTGCAGCTCTACTACAACTCAGCTGTGGTCATAGTTCAGAAATGAACCAAGCAAGAAGCAGCACTACAGAGTGCCACAAATCAATGAATGACGCGGTGACTGAAGCAGGAAGAGAATCATCATCTAGCAGGGCCGCTTCACATTCTATATCAGCTTTTGGTGTTTCAAAGAAGCTGCTTGACCCCAAAGCAACCAGTCTGCATTCAAGTCCTCAGGCCCTTGCCTCGCATTCATCTAGGTCAAGATTGAATGGTAACTTTGCTTATGGTGGAGAATGCATGTCTGCTGATAGATTTCTACAGGATTCTACTCAAAGGAGTAATTATTCTGAGCAAAAGGTTCTGGTGAATGGAAACTTAGAAAGTCTTGCCCACATTTGGATGAGATGCATTGAAAACTGTCACTCCAAGACATTGCAACAACTACTTTTCGACCATGGAAAACTAGTATGTGTAAGGCAATGTGAAG GCTGTGTGCTTGCCTTTATAGCATTTGAGGACAGCAGCATAAGGTCTCGGGCTGAAAGATTTCTGAGCAGCATTACAAATTCAATTGAGACAGTACTGAGATGCACTGTGGAAGTCAGAATGGGTCTACTACCTGACTTTATAGCCAGTGGGCTAACATCAGAGATGGGACCTAATGTAAGACGAGCCGAGTCTGATGTCTTGAGTTGTTCATCGAACAGCGACCGACTAAAGGGAACCTTGAACACCTCAAGTAGAAATTTTGATTATTCTGATGAAGTAAAGAAAGGATTGGAGCAGTTCAAATTTGCCTCAGCTGGTGATGAAAGGTTGCAGTCGGCTTCAGTTACTTCTGTAAATTCAGGAAAAACTAAAGCCACACATATGTCAAAGATATCAATGATTGATGAGCAAAGGTTAGAGAGTGCCTGGCTCCAGGCTGCTGAAAAACACACACCTGGCATGGTAAATCAAACAAGACCTGATAGACATCAGGTTGTGCCACAAATTGTCAGCCCGTATGAAAGGAGATCGTCAATGGCCCTAGTTGTGCCCTCAGGCCAAGAAGATGAGGACCTTTCTCATGGGATCAAAGCTATGAAGATTGTTGACAGTTATGGTGTTCAGAAAGACCAGAATGGACGAAACGTAAACAGAAATGTCGTTTCACCGAGCAAGCTGCACAGCGATGATTATTACATGGAAAATTGTGACAAAGAGAGCAT TTGCTCGGAAGCTGGACGACCTGGTTGCCCTGGCCTTTTCCACTGTTGGAAAACTCAAAGATCAAAGAGGCTAAAG GTTAAGAGACAGACGCGTGTCAGATCCTCTTAA
- the LOC4351768 gene encoding uncharacterized protein: protein MSYMRGDLLTRTRKLVKGMAKPAPAWLKAMEQAPPPTFPRTDGKIKKIELPEDVYVKRFFKKHPDSLYHDAIKISGFDPPPARVFAWRVLELKKDGVNEDDAMAVADMEYAAEKKAKKKAYKELKEIARIEGKRPPPNPYPSAIKEIQAEEKKYVRERFHNPKILEIVKKMKEDKELFFKDREASRAGQ from the exons ATGTCGTACATGCGAGGCGACCTGCTCACTAGGACACGGAAGCTGGTGAAGGGCATGGCCAAACCTGCCCCTGCATGGCTCAAGGCCATGGAGCA GGCACCTCCACCCACATTCCCTCGTACTGATGGGAAGATTAAGAAGATCGAGTTGCCAGAAGATGTTTATGTCAAGAGGTTCTTCAAAAAGCATCCAGATTCACTCTACCATGACGCAATCAA GATAAGCGGGTTTGATCCACCGCCAGCACGAGTTTTTGCTTGGCGTGTCTTAGAATTGAAAAAGGACGGAGTCAATGAAGATGATGCAATGGCTGTAGCAGAT ATGGAGTATGCAGCAGAGAAGAAAGCCAAGAAGAAAGCATACAAGGAGCTGAAAGAAATCGCGCGCATCGAAGGAAAAAGGCCACCCCCGAATCCATACCCAAGCGCCATCAAAGAAATACAGGCAGAGGAAAAGAAGTATGTGAGAGAGCGTTTCCATAACCCCAAGATACTTGAGATTGTTAAGAAGATGAAAGAGGATAAGgagttattttttaaagataGAGAAGCATCCAGGGCTGGGCAGTAG